Genomic DNA from Asterias amurensis chromosome 2, ASM3211899v1:
TGCTGGAATGGAACATCCACCTTTCCAAAATATGAATATATTATTACCGATGCACTTAATGTTAAATATTTGTAAGCAACGCCGCGTCCTTTGCCAACGTTTCTTCTGAGTAGTTCCACAAGTGCACACCATTAAATTATTCAGTCTATAAAGGAGGGGCAGCTCCACCCCCTCCCTCCGTTTCAACGGTAGTCGTAAGTAACTTGTTTCGTGTGTCCCAAAACAATTCCCACTTATTTTACATACTCTTTTTGATGTGAAAATACGTAGAACAGAATCAACCTACCAATCATCGGGAAAAGAATGTGGCCAAATCCCTTTTTTGTGGGAACAATACAGTTTGAACTAAAAGCTAAATTTGAGATGGACATCAATTTTTGCGTTTAATATTTTTCATAAACAAGAGTCTAATAATGTTCtaatttcaaaaaagttgttacaaATCGTAATTTCTTAAGTAGGCGAATTAATTTGTGCGACACGTGTAATGGCCCAATTCACATGACGTTATCATTGAGGTAATCCTTGGTtatgccccccaaaaaaatcgaactttgtgttttccttttgtCTGTCAGCAGACTGCTACCGTGGAAACCGATGCCATTATCCTCGCAATGTTTTGACTGAGAACCTGAATTATTTAGTATGCCGTCATGGAATAGAGAACGTGAGCCACCAAAGTGGGTGGTAGCACTGTATGTCattcaataaaacattatggCTTGTTTAATGGTTTTACGGTAAAAAATTAATAGTTTCAAAAGCTGAATGTGAAAAGCCTATGGGCACTATATAATAACACTGCGTGTATTTGTTTGTTCTCTTTTAAGAGTAAAGATCGTCACTCAGCATTATTCTATTCCGAGCTTTATTCTATTCCGAGCTAACACGTTGATATACTACGACAAGATGTTGTCATTTCTGATTCTTGAGAACATGTTTCTTCTGTTCTTCTTTGTTGGGTCACTCCAAGCTGTGTGCCCTCCCGGCTGGTTGGCTTGGCAGGACTCCTGCTGCATTTTTATGCCCCATTCCATGTATTGGAATCAAGCTGAGGAAACATGTAGACGACTCGGAGCAAACCTGGTCGTCCCAAACTCAAAAATAGAACAGGATTTTGTTTGGCAGAAATTGAGCATACATTTGGAAATGTTAGACATCGAGGATAAGCGTATGTGGATCGGATGCAACATGACTAGTGGGAACCTCAAATGCATTGGAGTGGACGGCGATCCTGCATACAAGAATTGGGATACGGATCAACCTAATTTGCAAGACGGATGCGTTCGGATGACCGACAAGAATGCTGATGGTAAATGGAGAAACGCAGGATGCAGCGGCAGCAAATATTTTGCCTGTGAAATGGCAGTTCCCTGCGGCCGGGCTGCTATGCAATTCAGCCTCGTACCACAAAGCTGTCTGTTCAACCATCTGATCAAGAGCTACCCGGTCAAGGAGTCCATTGGGTGTGGTCTGGCGTGCTGGGCAGAGCCTCTTTGCTGCTCCTTCAATCTCTGGAAGCAAGCTGGTGACTCCAAGATGTGTCAGCTCAACAATGCGACCCTTCTTAATGCTGATGACGTCACTGATATCAAGAATGAAGATAACTGCTTCTTCTATGAGTGACAGTCATACCTTAACGGCGGAAACAAACTTACACCGTTAAGATGACAATTCTTACGTAATAACTGATGTAGTGTTTTAGCACTTTTCGAATTTGCCATTATGGATTCAGCTCTAAAGTGtagtaaaaacattattatcaaaatgttgaattttgaactgtgtctttaaaatttgaatcttttaAGAGTTGGCGGAACGAGTTCTCCAAA
This window encodes:
- the LOC139951442 gene encoding snaclec agglucetin subunit alpha-2-like, whose protein sequence is MFLLFFFVGSLQAVCPPGWLAWQDSCCIFMPHSMYWNQAEETCRRLGANLVVPNSKIEQDFVWQKLSIHLEMLDIEDKRMWIGCNMTSGNLKCIGVDGDPAYKNWDTDQPNLQDGCVRMTDKNADGKWRNAGCSGSKYFACEMAVPCGRAAMQFSLVPQSCLFNHLIKSYPVKESIGCGLACWAEPLCCSFNLWKQAGDSKMCQLNNATLLNADDVTDIKNEDNCFFYE